From Blattabacterium cuenoti:
ATAGAATTTATTGATATTTCATCAAAAAAAAATATAATCTATCTTTGAATGAATTATAAATTCTATTCAAATAAAAATAATATGAATATAGGAATAATAGGATATGGAAAAATGGGAAAAGCTGTAGAGAAAATAGCTAAAATTAGGAATCATAAAATTTCATTATGTTATGATGGAACTCCTTCTCTACATTTATTGAATAATTCAAATTTAGATGTAGCAATAGAATTTAGTCAACCTGATTTTGCATTTAACAATATAAGAATTTGTATAGAAAATAGTATTCCTATAGTAAGTGGAACTACAGGATGGATAGAAAAATTTGACATTATTAAAAGAATATGTAAAGAAAAAAATGGATCTTTTTTGTATTCTTCCAATTTTAGTATTGGAATGAATATTTTTTTTGAAATTAATAAAAAATTGTCAAAACTGTTACATTCATATTCTAAAGATTATGAAGTGACAATAGAGGAAATTCATCATCAAGAAAAAATAGATAAACCTAGTGGAACAGCACTTTCTATAGCGAAAGATATAGTGAAGAATAAAATGAAAAATACATGGATTTTGGATGAAAAAAAAACAAAAAATCAGATTTTAATTTTGTCAAAAAGGTTAAATAATGTTTCCGGAATACATATCGTAAAATATGAATCTAAAATGGAGGATATAAAAATACAACACAAAGCTCATAGTAGAGAAGGGTTTGCTTTAGGAGCTGTTATTGCAGCAGAGTGGATCCAAAAGAAAAAAGGAATTTTTTCTATGAAAGAGGTTTTAGGAATATAAAATATTTTTTTATGCTACAATATTTTATTTTTAGTGGTATTTTTTTATTTTTTGAACATGTTATTCATATTTTGGGAACATGTAGATTTTATAAAAAATTGGGTATAAAATCTTGGAAGATTTTTATTCCTATATATAATATTTTTATTCTTTTAAAAATTTATAAAAGATCTATATGGTGGATTTTTCTATTATTTATTCCATTAACTAGTATCGTGTTAATTTTTATTTTGTGGATGGATTTGATTTATACTTTTTTTAAAAAAACGAAAAAAAATATTATTTTATTTTTCTTATCTGCAGGTTTATATATTTATTACATAAATTTTTTCAAAAAAATTCAATTATTAAAAATTGAAAATATAAATGTAAAAAAAAAAGAAGATAATATAGGAATTTTATTAGCCGTGATTTTTTCTTTTATCACTCATACTTATATAGTTCAACCTTTTGTTCTTCCTACTTCCTCTATGGAGAAAACTTTATTGGTCGGAGATTTTATACTAGTCAGTAAAATTCATTATGGATTACGAATGCCTATGTCTCCTCTCTCTATTCCTTTTACACATAATAATATTATCGGAAATATAAAATCTTATATTTCTATTTTTCAATGGCCTTATTTTCGTTTTCCTTCCATACAACCAATACAAAGAAATGATATTGTCGTTTTTAATTTTCCTAAAGATTATCATCATAAAATAATAGATCGAAAAGATCATTATCTTAAACGTTGTGTAGGATTACCAGGAGATTTAATCTCTATTAAAAAAGGTATTTTGTTTGTTAACCATAAAAAAGAAAAATTTTTTTTGGAAAAACAACAAGCTTATTTTATTAAAACGGTAAATATTCCTTTAAATATAGAATATCTTAAAAATAAAATGGACATTGAAGATATTGAATATATTGGAGAAAAAAATGGTGAATTTTTTTATCAAATTATGTTGAACGAAAAAAAAGCAGATCAAATAAAAAATTTATTCAATAACATAGTTCTTATAAAAAAATATATTATTCCTATTCATTTTAAAGAACATTCTATATTTTCTAATTATTTTGATTGGAATAGAGATTTTTTTGGGCCATTACATATTCCTAAAAAAGGAGAATTTATTAAATTAAATTCAAAAAATATTCATATTTATAATGATATTTTCACTTATGAAAAAGTTGATAAATTCGATATTTTTTCGAAAAAATATTATAAAGTAAAAAATAATTATTATTTTATGATGGGAGATAATAGACATAATTCATCTGATTCTCGTTATTGGGGTTTTGTCCCAGAAAATCATATAGTAGGAAAACCTATATTCATATGGATGAGTATCGATTGGAATAGAGAAAATCCTTTAAATATATTTCATTGGAAATTTCGTTGGGATCGTATTATGAAAACAATAAATGGAAAACATTCTTATTTGTCTTTATTTTTTTTATTTTCATTTGTATATTTAATTTATTTTTTATTTAAAAGTGAAAAATCATCAACTCAATAAAAAGTGTTTTTTTCATTTTTTATAAAAAAAACTTACTATAAAATAACCAGATAAAATCCCACCAATATGGGCAAAATGAGCGACTCCAGGTGCTAAATTAAAAATAGACGAAAAAAAACTTCCAATAATAAAAATAATCAGAGCTTTCCTAACTGCTATTGGAAAAGGAAAAGGAAGAATAAAAATTTTATGTTCCGGAAAAAATTTAGCAAAAGCACCTACTATTCCACTAACAGCTCCAGAAGCCCCCATCATAGGAGAATACATAGAACTATAAAGATTTATTTTTTGTTCTTCATTTAAATAATCTAACGTTTTTTTAGCTTGTGAAAAATCTAAAGTTTGAACAAAGTAATATAAAACACTAGTATTAAAAATAATTTGAAATAATGCGGCTAAAATACCTGATAAAAAATATATAATTATAAATTTTTTGACTCCTAACATAGTTTCTATCTGTCCTCCAAACATGAATAAAGCCAACATATTAAAAATTATATGCAAAAAAAGTCGTTTGGAATGCACAAACATATGAGTAAAAATTTGATATAATTCAAATCGTTCATCTAAAGGGTGATATAATGAAAGAAAGGCCTCTATTCTATATTGTGAAAAAACAAAAGTAGCTGTATACACAAGTATATTTATACTAATTAAATGTTTTACAGCATCTGAATTGAAATTTGTATAAAAATTCACTTTTCAAAAAAGGTTTTTGCTTAAAACAAAAAATATGGGATCTCCTGAATACGTATAATTTGGATTATGACAAGAAAATAAATCTTTGATTATACATTTCATTTTTTCAGGATATAACTTTGTTCCATATTTTATAGATGCGGATTTAGATATAACTTGAAGAAGTTTTTTTTTATTATTTTTTTCTCCTTTAATGAAATTATATGTTATAATATTTTGAATCACTTCAACCAACATATTTTGATGTATATTTTCAGGTCCAGAATACAAATAAACTGATTCGTTACAAATATATAAATGAAATCCAAGATTGATCAAGTCATTTTTTATATTATTCAAAGAAATAGATTCTTTTTTTAAAAGATTTACTTTTATAGGAAAAATGAATTGTTGACTTATCAAATTTTTTTTCCTTAAAAAGAATTCAAATAATATATTTTGATGTGCTCTATGTTGATCCACCAATATTGTATACTTATTATTCAATACAAAAATTATGTATCTTCTATTAATCTGAAGAGTTTTTATTTCTGTTTTATGAGAAACATAATCATATAATTCATTTGTTAAATTTTTGAATATATCAGAATCAGATTTATTGATGTTATGAAACCAATTTTCTAGTAGTGTGACTTGTTCTGTCTCAGAAAATTTATTATTAAAATCATTTAATAAATAATCCTTTTTGAGAGATTTACAAGATAAAAAAAGATCATAATTTTTTAAGTCTTTATTTTTTACTTTATATTGATTAAATAGAATATTTTTGATTTCTTGTTGAATCATCACTCCAATCACCTCTTCTTCTTCTAATTTTACTTCTTTTTTCGTTGGGTGTATATTCCAATTTATTAAACTAGAATCTACAAAAATAAAAATAAAATAAGAAGCAGTTTTGAAATCTTTTAAAAAACCATCATAAGCATGAATTATTTTTTTATGTAAAAGTAAATGAGTTACACAACGTTGATTAATCCATAAAAATTGATCTCCCTTCTTCATAGAACCATCTGGAACACTTACAAATCCTTCTACAAGGATTCTATTTTTTTTTATAAATATGGAAGCTAAATTTTTTCTTTTATTTTTAAAAATTTCTTCGATTCTTTCTATTAAAGAAGCTTTTTTAAAATAAAAAATAATTTTATCGTTATGATAAAAGCGATATGTTATATTTCTGTGCGCTAGAACAATCTTATAAAATTCATAAATAATATGTTGAAATTCTATTCTATGAGATTTTAAAAATTGTCTCCTGGCGGGAAGTTTATAAAAAATATTTTTCACAGAAACTCTTGTCCCTTTCAGCATATTTATAGGAATTTGTTTTTTTATTTTTCCTTCTTCCACAAAAAGATGAATTCCTATTACATTTTCTTTATTTTTAGTTTGAACTTCTAACTGAGAAATCAAGGCAATAGAAGCCAAAGCTTCTCCTCTGAAACCTTTTGTTTTAATTCTGAAAATATCATCAGTTTTTTCAATTTTTGAAGTTGCATGTCTTTGAATACTCATTTTAGCATCATCAATACTCATTCCTATTCCATCATCTATTAATTGAATCAATGTTTTTCCTGAATCTTTGATAAAAATGTTAATTATTTTAGCGTTTGCATCTATTGCATTTTCTAAAAGTTCTCTTAAAACAGAAGAAGGACGTTGTATTACCTCTCCTGCAGCTATTTGTTGAATCACTTTTTCAGGTAAAAATTGAATAATATTTTTCATTTATTTTATAGATTTTCTAAATAAAGACATATATATAGCTGTTTTAGCGCATTCTATTCCCTTATTTCCATTTTTTCCGCCTGATCGATCAAAAGATTGTTGTTCATTTTTATCAGAAAGAACACAAAATATAACAGGAACATCATATATTATATTAATATCTTTAATTCCATGCGAAATAGCTTGACATAGATATTCAAAATGATGAGTTTCTCCTTGTATCAGTGATCCTATTGCAATGATTGAATCAAAATTATAACAATGAGCTATTTTTTTAGAAGAATAAATCAGTTCATAACTTCCAGGCACTTTCCAAGTTTGAATTCTTTCTTTTAATACCCCTGATTGAATTAAAGTATCGTAAGCTCCTTTATATAATCTACTTGTAATTTTTCTGTTCCATAAAGAAACAACAATAGCAATTTTAAAATTTTCATTTCTTATTTTATTATTATCTAATAAATAGGCAGGATCTGTCTTCATAAACATAATTTATAACTTATTTTCAATAAACATAAGATATTTTTCAATGTTTTTTTTATACAAAAAAAAAGGATATTTTTTTTCTATTTTTTTTAAAAAATATTTAGAATCTTTATATTTTTTCATATAAAAATTTAGTAACGCGACTTTGTAATAATAAAGAGGAGTCGTGATTTCGTTTTCTCTTATATTTGCTGCTATAATATAATTTTTTAAAGCTTCTTTTTTATTTTTTATTTGACTGAAAGCATCACCTATAATTCCGTATTTTATAGAAGATAAAATTTCATCTTTTGCAGAAAAACTTATCATCATTTTTATAGATTCTTTGTAATCACCCAATTTATAATAGCAAATTCCTGCATAAAATTTGGATATATTTCCTGCTTTGGTAAAAGGAAATTTAGAAGCTATACCTGAGAATCCTAAATAATTAACTTTAATATTTTTTCTATTTAAGGCCTTATCTATATCTCCTTGATAAAGATATTGTTGAGCAGAGCTCAATTCTTTCATCGCTTTTTCCTCTGATGGATATAAAAAAAATTTATTTAAAAGAAAATATGAAGCCGTTATTATGATTATAAATATGATAGAAAAAAAAATCGTGTTTATTTTCATGTCATGACATTGATTTATTCCAATAATATAATGGAACTATAATATTCCATCAAATTTAATTTTTTTCATTTTAATGCCATACATTATCTAATTCATTTTTTTTTCTTATAACTTCTATAGTTTTTATTCTCTTATGATCAATGCTTTTTATAATAAAAGAATAATTTAAAAAATTTATTTTCTGTTTTTTTTTAGGAAATTCTTTATTTATTTCCATAATAAATCCACCTAAAGTATCTGCATCTCCTTTTTTATTTTCAAAAAAAATTTCTTCTTTAATATTCATAATACGATAAAAATTAATTAAAGATGTTTTTCCATCAAATAAATAATTATCTTGATTTAATTTAGAATAAGACATATCTTCTTCATCAAATTCATCAATGATATCCCCTACTATTTCCTCAATTACATCTTCAAGAGTGACTAATCCACATGTTCCTCCGTATTCATCTACCACAATAGCTAAATGTATTTTCCTTTTTTTAAAATCGCTTAGAAGATCATCTATCTTTTTTTTTTCTGGAACAAAAAAAGGAATATGAATGAGTTGATTCCATTGAAAATTTTTATCATAAATAAATGGAAGAAGATCTTTAGCAAAAAGAACTCCTTCTATATCATCAATACTCTCTTTATAGACAGGAATACGAGAGTATCCTTGATAACGGACTAATTCTAAAACATCGGAAAAATTTTTGTTCCTATTTAAAGCAAACATATCTATTCTTGGAGTCATAATCTGATGTGTTTCTGTATTTCCAAAATCAACAATTCTTTGTAAAAACTGACGTTCTTTAATATTTTTTTTATTTGGAGACGTAATTTTCAAAGCTTTTGAAAGCTGATCTACAGAAATTAGATTCTTTTTTTTTATTACTTTTTTTTCTATAGACTTTGAAATGAAAATTATGATTTTACTTATTGGATCTAATATTTTACTAAGAATAATTAAAGGCTTTGCCATAAAAATAGCAAAACGAAAATTATTTTTACTAGCATATATTTTAGGTATAATTTCTCCAAATAAAAGTAAAATAAAAGTAAGAACGACAACCTCTAAAATAAAATTAATGGGGACATGAAATCGGTTATAAATAATAAAATATTTTTTTTGTAAAAATTCTGTTATTAAATAAGAACTTAATATGACAATTCCAATATTAGAAAAATTATTAGATATTAATATTGTTGCTAAAAGTTTTTTTTTCTCTCTTAGAATTTGAAATACAATATTCCCTTTATAAGAGTTTTTTTTTCTCTCTTTATCAAGAGTTTTTTTTTCAATACAAAAAAAAGCAGTTTCTGATCCAGATATTAATGCAGAAAATAATAACAGTATTATTATTAATGCAAAATAAAAAACTAAATATAAAGTTTTTTCTAAAAAAACATTCGTCGAAGATTCTTTTTCCAATAGATTAAATTTTGATAATAATTTTTAGAAAAGAAAATGTAAAATTTATATGATAAAAAATGGATCCCTAATTCATATACATACAGGATTCATATAAAAATAAAAACTAAATCATTTTTTCATGTTTTAAAAATAAAATAATAGGACGAGGAAAAGGGTACTCTCCTATTTTACTATGTGGTATAAAAAAAAAATTATCAAATAATATATTTTTTTTAAAATCTTGTAAAACTTCACAATTCAAAAATTGAATTGATAAAATTTGATGAGTGAGTTTATGTTTGATTTTATAGATCAAAGTGCTAGAAACAACTACACGAAATTTTTCCCAAATTTTATCTTTTATTTCATGAATTGAAAGATTTTTTTTCGATTCTATTAAAGGAAAATCATAAAGGCCCTTCCATATATCTTTAGTTGATCTTTTATTTATACAAATATTATGATTCCGATCACATATGAAAAGATAATAAAAAAATCTATGTTTTATAAATTTTTTTATTTTTTTTACAGGTAATTTGTCTACAGTTTCATTTTTAATGGAAAAACAAGAGTCTTTCACTGGACAAAACAAACATTTAGGATTTTTTGGAGTACATAAAATCGATCCTAAATCCATAATTGCTTGATTAAAAATTCCTGGTTGTTTAATATCTATTATTTTTGATACAATAACTCGAAACATATTTTTTGTAGTAGTAGATGTGATATCATTGTAAATACCAAAGTATCTAGAAAATACTCTACAAGCATTTCCATCAATAGCAGGGATAACTTCATGAAAACATATAGATGCTATAGCTGCTCCTGTATACAGACCTATTCCTTTATATTTTATTAATTCTTGATATTTTTTTGGAAAAGAATTTTTGTTATTTTTTAATTTTTTAGCAAAAGAATGCAAGTATTTTGCTCTAGAATAATAACCTAGTCCTTCCCACTTTTTTAAGACATCTTTCTCTTCTGCTTGAGCTAGTTTTTCTAAACTAGAAAATTCTTTTATAAAGTTAAAATAATATTTTATGGTTTGTGAAACTCTTGTTTGTTGCAACATAAATTCTGAAACCAATATATAATATGGATTTTTAGTTTCTCTCCAAGGAAGTTTTCTATGATTTTTTTTGTACCAATTTATTATTTTTTTGGAAAAATCCATATATATTTAATTTTAGAGCAATTTTATAAAAAATTGGTATATTTAGGAAACCGAATTTTGTTATTCGATATAATGATTTAACATGACAAAAGCAGATATAATAACAGAAATCATATCAGAAACTGGATCTGAAAGAATTGATACGCAAAAGGTGATAGAAACATTTATGAAAAAAATAAAACAAAGTTTAACATCTGGAGAAAATGTTTATCTAAGAGGATTTGGATCATTTATTATTAAATATAGAGCGAAAAAACTTGGACGCCATATATCCAAAGATATGTCTATTGTAATTCCTGCGCATAATATACCAGCATTTAAACCTGCAAAATCTTTCACAGAATTAGTGAAAAAAAATGTTCCTATAAAGGAATAAGAATAAAATGATAATACTATGAATCAATAATTACTAAATGAAAATTATGCCAAACGGAAAAAAAAGAAAAAGACGTAAAATAGCAACCCATAAAAGAAAAAAAAGAAATAGGAAAAATAGACATAAAAAGAAATAATAATTTTATTAAAATTAATATATTGTAATTTCTAAAACTTTTTTCCTTGTTTTTGTGTATGAATAAAGAGTTAATTATAAATGCAGAAGAACAAGAAGTTAAAATCGCTCTTTTGGAAGAAGGAAAGTTATTGGAGCTTCACAGAGATATTTTTGATAAAAAATTCTCTGTAGGAGATATTTATTTAGGAATAGTTAAGAAAATTTTATATGGATTAAATGCAGCTATCATAGATATAGGAAATTCAAAAGGAGCTTTTTTACATTATGATGATCTTGGATTTCAAATCAATCAAATGTTAGATTTGATATACACGAATCACATAAAAAAAAAATATGTTATTAATAATTTAGAAAATCAAAAAGAAAAAAATTCTATAGATCATATATTACATATTGGACAAAAA
This genomic window contains:
- the mutL gene encoding DNA mismatch repair endonuclease MutL, coding for MKNIIQFLPEKVIQQIAAGEVIQRPSSVLRELLENAIDANAKIINIFIKDSGKTLIQLIDDGIGMSIDDAKMSIQRHATSKIEKTDDIFRIKTKGFRGEALASIALISQLEVQTKNKENVIGIHLFVEEGKIKKQIPINMLKGTRVSVKNIFYKLPARRQFLKSHRIEFQHIIYEFYKIVLAHRNITYRFYHNDKIIFYFKKASLIERIEEIFKNKRKNLASIFIKKNRILVEGFVSVPDGSMKKGDQFLWINQRCVTHLLLHKKIIHAYDGFLKDFKTASYFIFIFVDSSLINWNIHPTKKEVKLEEEEVIGVMIQQEIKNILFNQYKVKNKDLKNYDLFLSCKSLKKDYLLNDFNNKFSETEQVTLLENWFHNINKSDSDIFKNLTNELYDYVSHKTEIKTLQINRRYIIFVLNNKYTILVDQHRAHQNILFEFFLRKKNLISQQFIFPIKVNLLKKESISLNNIKNDLINLGFHLYICNESVYLYSGPENIHQNMLVEVIQNIITYNFIKGEKNNKKKLLQVISKSASIKYGTKLYPEKMKCIIKDLFSCHNPNYTYSGDPIFFVLSKNLF
- the lepB gene encoding signal peptidase I — protein: MLQYFIFSGIFLFFEHVIHILGTCRFYKKLGIKSWKIFIPIYNIFILLKIYKRSIWWIFLLFIPLTSIVLIFILWMDLIYTFFKKTKKNIILFFLSAGLYIYYINFFKKIQLLKIENINVKKKEDNIGILLAVIFSFITHTYIVQPFVLPTSSMEKTLLVGDFILVSKIHYGLRMPMSPLSIPFTHNNIIGNIKSYISIFQWPYFRFPSIQPIQRNDIVVFNFPKDYHHKIIDRKDHYLKRCVGLPGDLISIKKGILFVNHKKEKFFLEKQQAYFIKTVNIPLNIEYLKNKMDIEDIEYIGEKNGEFFYQIMLNEKKADQIKNLFNNIVLIKKYIIPIHFKEHSIFSNYFDWNRDFFGPLHIPKKGEFIKLNSKNIHIYNDIFTYEKVDKFDIFSKKYYKVKNNYYFMMGDNRHNSSDSRYWGFVPENHIVGKPIFIWMSIDWNRENPLNIFHWKFRWDRIMKTINGKHSYLSLFFLFSFVYLIYFLFKSEKSSTQ
- a CDS encoding tetratricopeptide repeat protein; translated protein: MKINTIFFSIIFIIIITASYFLLNKFFLYPSEEKAMKELSSAQQYLYQGDIDKALNRKNIKVNYLGFSGIASKFPFTKAGNISKFYAGICYYKLGDYKESIKMMISFSAKDEILSSIKYGIIGDAFSQIKNKKEALKNYIIAANIRENEITTPLYYYKVALLNFYMKKYKDSKYFLKKIEKKYPFFLYKKNIEKYLMFIENKL
- the ribH gene encoding 6,7-dimethyl-8-ribityllumazine synthase, which translates into the protein MKTDPAYLLDNNKIRNENFKIAIVVSLWNRKITSRLYKGAYDTLIQSGVLKERIQTWKVPGSYELIYSSKKIAHCYNFDSIIAIGSLIQGETHHFEYLCQAISHGIKDINIIYDVPVIFCVLSDKNEQQSFDRSGGKNGNKGIECAKTAIYMSLFRKSIK
- the mutY gene encoding A/G-specific adenine glycosylase; the protein is MDFSKKIINWYKKNHRKLPWRETKNPYYILVSEFMLQQTRVSQTIKYYFNFIKEFSSLEKLAQAEEKDVLKKWEGLGYYSRAKYLHSFAKKLKNNKNSFPKKYQELIKYKGIGLYTGAAIASICFHEVIPAIDGNACRVFSRYFGIYNDITSTTTKNMFRVIVSKIIDIKQPGIFNQAIMDLGSILCTPKNPKCLFCPVKDSCFSIKNETVDKLPVKKIKKFIKHRFFYYLFICDRNHNICINKRSTKDIWKGLYDFPLIESKKNLSIHEIKDKIWEKFRVVVSSTLIYKIKHKLTHQILSIQFLNCEVLQDFKKNILFDNFFFIPHSKIGEYPFPRPIILFLKHEKMI
- the dapB gene encoding 4-hydroxy-tetrahydrodipicolinate reductase, giving the protein MNIGIIGYGKMGKAVEKIAKIRNHKISLCYDGTPSLHLLNNSNLDVAIEFSQPDFAFNNIRICIENSIPIVSGTTGWIEKFDIIKRICKEKNGSFLYSSNFSIGMNIFFEINKKLSKLLHSYSKDYEVTIEEIHHQEKIDKPSGTALSIAKDIVKNKMKNTWILDEKKTKNQILILSKRLNNVSGIHIVKYESKMEDIKIQHKAHSREGFALGAVIAAEWIQKKKGIFSMKEVLGI
- a CDS encoding HU family DNA-binding protein: MTKADIITEIISETGSERIDTQKVIETFMKKIKQSLTSGENVYLRGFGSFIIKYRAKKLGRHISKDMSIVIPAHNIPAFKPAKSFTELVKKNVPIKE
- a CDS encoding rhomboid family intramembrane serine protease — its product is MNFYTNFNSDAVKHLISINILVYTATFVFSQYRIEAFLSLYHPLDERFELYQIFTHMFVHSKRLFLHIIFNMLALFMFGGQIETMLGVKKFIIIYFLSGILAALFQIIFNTSVLYYFVQTLDFSQAKKTLDYLNEEQKINLYSSMYSPMMGASGAVSGIVGAFAKFFPEHKIFILPFPFPIAVRKALIIFIIGSFFSSIFNLAPGVAHFAHIGGILSGYFIVSFFYKK
- the gldE gene encoding gliding motility-associated protein GldE, giving the protein MEKESSTNVFLEKTLYLVFYFALIIILLLFSALISGSETAFFCIEKKTLDKERKKNSYKGNIVFQILREKKKLLATILISNNFSNIGIVILSSYLITEFLQKKYFIIYNRFHVPINFILEVVVLTFILLLFGEIIPKIYASKNNFRFAIFMAKPLIILSKILDPISKIIIFISKSIEKKVIKKKNLISVDQLSKALKITSPNKKNIKERQFLQRIVDFGNTETHQIMTPRIDMFALNRNKNFSDVLELVRYQGYSRIPVYKESIDDIEGVLFAKDLLPFIYDKNFQWNQLIHIPFFVPEKKKIDDLLSDFKKRKIHLAIVVDEYGGTCGLVTLEDVIEEIVGDIIDEFDEEDMSYSKLNQDNYLFDGKTSLINFYRIMNIKEEIFFENKKGDADTLGGFIMEINKEFPKKKQKINFLNYSFIIKSIDHKRIKTIEVIRKKNELDNVWH